A region of the Spirochaetota bacterium genome:
GATGTTTTTAAATCCATAAGTCCTGTGGACTTTGGTTTATTGAAGGTTGTATATACCAGTAGAGAGATATATAATCCTGTCTTCTGTTATGTTCTGGGAAAGGGAAGTCTCTCCAAAGTTAGGGAAGTTGAGAGGTTGTTACTAACGCCAGAGGCAAAGCAATTTCTAAGTCTAATGCTCTTTGACTCAATAAATAATGACCCTAAAATAATATCTAAAGTTAAGTAGGAGGTTGTTTATGGGAATCTTTGAGAGGATAATTGTTTTAATATCTTTGTTATTCGTATTTTCATACTCTTCCCTTTCGGAGGTTATAAGAGATATAAAGACTTTCTCATTTCCTAAAAGGACTGGTAAAGAGGTTTTAGTGTTGGTTTCGGATAAAATTTCAACTTTTGAAGAGGTTGATAACGGTATAGCGGAGTCACTCAAGGGTTATAATGTTTATTCGTATAACTTTCAAGGTGATACTAACTCAATGGATGATGTGCCAGAAATAGTTTCCAGGCTAAAACCAAATGTTGTGGTAGTTCTAGGTGCTAGTATTTTTGAAAAGATTGTTGGGAAAACAGATATACCGATAGTTTTCTCCATGGTCATAAACTATAAGAAGTTTGACATTGAAAAATATAAAAATATTGCTGGTGTTTCATTACAAATTCCGCCTGAATCTGTCTTCTTTAATCTTAAGACAATCTATCCTAACTTCAGGAAGGTTGGGGTTATATGTAGTAAAGACTACTTTGATTCTTATATAAAGCCTTCTGTTGATAGCTTGAAGATCAGCCTAGATGTTGAGGTTATTTCAAGTATCATTCAATCATCTAAAGACTTTGTTTCAGCATATAATAACATATCAAAGAACGCTGATGTTATGTGGATGGTTCCTGACACTGCTGTTCTAGATAAGAACTCAATAATATTTTTCATAACTGAAAGCTTCAAGAGGCAGAAACCTTCGGTTGTTTATTCAGAACCATTCGTCAAAGCAGGTGGATTTTTCAGTGTGTCTCCAGACTATAATAGTATTGGTTCCCAGATAGCACTCATAGTGAGGAGAATAGTTGAGGACAAAAGCACTCCTAATAAGATAGGTATAGTTCCAGTTGTAGGAACATTTGTAACCGTGAATAGAGAGATTTCTAAGAAGTTAGGTATAAGTGAGGATATTTTGAGTTTGGTTGATAAGGTTATTGAGTAGGGGGTTATTATGTTGTCTTTTTCAAACCTCAACATTAGAGCTAAACTTTCAATAGTTATATCAATAATAGTTGTTTCTATGTCTCTTGTGATGAGTATAATATTTATACTCAAATCTAACAATGAAATGATGTCTTCAATAGTTGTCAGGTCTGGTATGCTTGCTAGAAGCATGGCTGTCTTATCCGCTAATTACATAGCAGGGTTTCAGTATCTTGATGTTCAAAAAGCCATAGAGGATGTTGTAGACAAAGACAAGGAGATTGTTTATGGTTACCTAGAAGATGTTAATGGAGATGTTATTTCTCCTGTATTTAGAGATGAATTGATAAAGGATCAGAGCAAGATATTATCTGATTACAAGAACTTCACAAAAATTTTAGGTAAGCTTGATCCATATGGTTATGGTTTTACAGCAGATGTTAGATTGAATATAGTTGTTCATGGTAATGAAAGGTGTGTTGATGTTAGAGTTCCGGTTGTAATAGGAGAATCGGTGTCTTCATACATAAGATTTGGGACAACTCTTAGATACCTAGATCAGCAGCTCTTGATGAATATAATTATATCAGTGCTTATAGTGACCTTCTTGATAGGTATAGGTATCGTATTTAGTTGGAGTTTTGCAAGAAGTTTCTCAACACCTATTCTTAAACTCAAAGATGCTGCTATACAGTTTGGTAACAAAAACTTTGATTATAGCGTTGAGATCGTTACGAACGATGAGATTGGTGTTCTTGCAAAAACATTTGATGAGATGCGAAAAAACATAAAACAATATAGTGAGCACTTGGAGGAACTAGTTGCTCAAAGGACAAAAGAATTACAAGAAGCGTATCAAAAACTCAAAGAGAAAGATGACATAATACAGATGGAATTAGACTTTGCAAGTAAGATACAAAAGGGTATAATGCCTAATGGAGGATACAAGTGGCACGACTTTGTTGTTTTTGGATACTCTCAACCTATGGAGAAGATAGGGGGAGACTTCTTTGATATATTTCCAATTCCGGGTGGAAAACTTTTGTTCTACGTTGCGGATGTTTCAGGACATGGTATTCCTGCTGCGCTAGTTACTACTATGTTAAAAATATCACTTATAAATATAAGTTTTGAAACGAGTAATCCGTCAGAGATAATTGAAAGACTCAACGAGAGGATAAGAATAATAAACAGTGATGCTAGTCAAGTTATGGCGAATTACTTAACAATATTTACTTCAATTGTTGACAGAGAAGGTAATATGGTTTATTCATCGGGAGGGCATCACAAGCCTATTTTGTATAACTCCAAAACTAGAACTTTTGAAGAACTTCCAGAGGCTCAAGGAGCGATTGTAGGTATAATCCAGCCAGAACTTTATAGTTGCACTTCTTCAAATTTCGTTCTTAAAGATGGAGATAAGATGATACTATACACCGATGGTGTAACAGAGAGAAGGAACCTCTCGAATAAAGAACTTGAACTTGAAGGGCTGAAAAAGATAGTTGCCGAATGTGTTGATAGGAATCTATCTGGTAAAAAACTGCTAGCACAGATCCTAAGTGAGATTGATAGATTTGCTGAAGGAGTTCCACCAAGAGATGATTTTACCATTTTATTAGTTGAGAAAATAAAGTCTTCTTAAATTTTTAAGGAGGGTTTTATGAAGCACATGCTGAACATAATTATTATGCTGTTTATATTTCTTCTTCAGTTTGGGGGTTATGCTCAGATAACTGAAGAAGATTTTTTCAAGATTGAGGAGAGCATAGTTGTAGCAGCTACGAAGCAGAAGCAAACAGTTTCTGAAGCACCAGCAACTGTTTATGTTATTGACCAAAAGACTTTAAGGGTACTGAGTTTCTCTGAACTAAATCAAGTGTTGAGGTTTGTTCCTGGCGTTGATGTCTATGATCCTGACTTCTTCCTTTTCGGCGGACAAAGGGGGTTTGTAGGTGCTTTTGACACTACCTTGGTTCTTCTTGATGGAGTTGAGATGAATAATAATATTGCAAGTGAATCGTTCATAAGTCACAACTATCCTCTATTCCATGTGAAAAGGATTGAGGTGATACAAGGTCCTGCATCATCACTCTATGGTGCTAATGCAGTGGGTGGTATAATAAACCTTGTCACATACGATGAGGAAGAAATCAATGGTATAAGGGCAAGTGTTAAGTTTGGTTCATACAATACTCTATCTCCTTCCGCATTACTTGGTGGTAAAATAGGAGAGTTTAGATACAAAGTTTTTGGTAGGGTTTATCTTACCGATGGACCAAACTATTACGATAAGGTTACGAAGTATTACATTTACGCTCCTCAAACACCTAATATAAACAGAAGACCTAATTACTCACTTTGGGACTATAGTGATACAGGTTATAATAGATATCTGTATGCTAAGCTAAGTTATGGACCTTTCTATCTAGGTGGTGTCTATAATTACCAGATTGATGGAAGAGGAGTTCAAGATATTCAATGGGTTTATTACTTTGACGAGGACGGTAGAGATCAGAGAGTACTCTTCGGTGGTTTTGAACAATTTCTAATTCCTGATTTCTTGAAACTTAAGATTGAACAGAGAGTATGGCAAGATTATCTGTGGGG
Encoded here:
- a CDS encoding SpoIIE family protein phosphatase, which produces MLSFSNLNIRAKLSIVISIIVVSMSLVMSIIFILKSNNEMMSSIVVRSGMLARSMAVLSANYIAGFQYLDVQKAIEDVVDKDKEIVYGYLEDVNGDVISPVFRDELIKDQSKILSDYKNFTKILGKLDPYGYGFTADVRLNIVVHGNERCVDVRVPVVIGESVSSYIRFGTTLRYLDQQLLMNIIISVLIVTFLIGIGIVFSWSFARSFSTPILKLKDAAIQFGNKNFDYSVEIVTNDEIGVLAKTFDEMRKNIKQYSEHLEELVAQRTKELQEAYQKLKEKDDIIQMELDFASKIQKGIMPNGGYKWHDFVVFGYSQPMEKIGGDFFDIFPIPGGKLLFYVADVSGHGIPAALVTTMLKISLINISFETSNPSEIIERLNERIRIINSDASQVMANYLTIFTSIVDREGNMVYSSGGHHKPILYNSKTRTFEELPEAQGAIVGIIQPELYSCTSSNFVLKDGDKMILYTDGVTERRNLSNKELELEGLKKIVAECVDRNLSGKKLLAQILSEIDRFAEGVPPRDDFTILLVEKIKSS